GAAAATTGACTTGGAGGGAAAATAATGAAAATAATTTGTCATTAAATCAATACCTCGCCAATTTGCCAATAGTATGCCAAAAGCCTATAAAATTGTCACAATATCAACAGGATTTTTGGATAATATTGTAAATTACGCTCTATTCCAGATTACCCACTACCCATTACAGCACATCGTCAGCAATATTATAGTTCATACATTTTAGTTTGATATAGCTTAATGGAACGATCAATTCCTTTAAAACGATAAGCTCCGATATCAAAAAAATCAGATTTTTCTGACAACATATTATAAGTAACTTCACTAATTACACATTCACCAGGAGAACAAATAGTCTCCATCCTAGCTGCCAAATTAATTGTCGTTCCTAAAGCAGTATAATCCACCCTCTGAGAACTACCAACATCACCAACTACAGCTTTACCACTGTTAATAGCAATCCGTAATTGTAAAGGTTCTTGCCAAAAATGATTAGCATTGAGATGTTTTAACCGAGTTAGCATTCCCTTCGCTGAGGCAACTGCCCTATCTGCATGACCTGGATCTGGGTCAGGAGCGCCAAAAAATGCCATAATACAGTCACCAATGTATTTATCTAAGGTACCACTATACAAAAATACTTCTTTCAACATTTCTTCAAATAAATTATTTAATAATTGAGCAATTTCTGTAGGTGTCAATCGTTCAGAAATTGCCGTAAAACCGACTAAATCTGCAAATAAAATACTAATTTCATTTTCTCTAGGCGCTAAACGTCCATCAGGAGAACCACCAACAGCTATCAATTGTTGGACAACAGCCGGAGAATGGTATCTTTCTAAACGATGACGAATTACTTCTTCATTTTTGAGTTTGTCTACTAACAACGAACGTTGCACGCTAGAAGCTACAATATTAGCCAAAGCTGAAAAAAAGCTGAGTTCTTCTTCCCCTTCACTTTCCCAATGAGATGAAGACAGACTAGCATCAGCATAGAGAACTCCAATTACTTTGTGCTCATCCCATAATGGGACAGCCATAGCACTACGAATACCTTTAACTAAAATACTTTTCTCCCTAGAAAAACGTTGATCAGATTGAGTATCGGCACTTTGAATAGCAATTTTTTCTGCAAATACTTTTTGACAAATACTGCGACTAATCCAACTACCATCTGTAGCTAAATGTTCTTGTTCGGAAATATTTCTAGTGGCAGAATTTATTAACTCTAAATTACCATAATCATCGATTTTTACTAATAGGGCTAATCGGTCAATACTATCAAGATAACGAAAAACCACCTGTTGTACTTGGAAGAAAATTTCCTCAATAGATGCAGCAGCACAAAGATTTTTAGCTATATCTACCAAATCTTTAAGACGAGCAATAGTTTCATTTTGATTATTGTTATTGCTATTAATAGTATTAGCACTTATCCATTGTTGTTGTAGTTCCTCAACATTCCGAAAAATTGTTTTTTGTAGTTGAGTATTGACCTTTTCTAAAAATATATTAGTATTACCATTTGTATTTATATTTTTGAATTTTACTAATAATTTAATGTTGCCCAAGGAAATTACATCATTATTAGCTAATTCTTGGATACCCGTAATCAAATACTGATTAACTTGCGTACCATTTTTACTACCTAAATCCTGAATAGTCCACACATGATCAGAACTTTTGACGATTCGCGCATGATTGCGAGAAATTCCTTCAATGGGTAATACCATGTCACATTCTGGCAACCGTCCAATCATAAATACATCTTTATCTACTGGAACTAATGTTTCGGTATGTCCTTCTTGCTGGAAAACGAGGGTAAGTTGATTCATGACTGTTATATCAGGCTCGAAGCTAAGGGCGCAAGTATCAGTGCAATTATACTGTAAACGGTTCATAGTTTAACCAAATATGAAACCCCTCTGGTAAACCTCTCCAGTATTAGGGAACACCAAAAAATAAATTACCCCCTTTAATCTCCCGGATGCTTTGGGAAGGTGGGGGGGTAGGGGAGGTGGGGGGGGTAGGGGAGGTGAGGGGGTAGGGGAGGTGGGGGAGGGGGTTAGGTTTCTGGAGATTATCGGTTTCATCTAATACTTTTCAAACACCCTCTAATGCTAATTTTGAAAATATCACAAATTAGTATTTAAAATGGTGGTAATTCTAAGGAAATATTACCCAAAAGTCCTTTCCGAAAATCGGTGATCATTTGTCTGGCAGCACGTTCTACATCACCTTTATAACGATGTTCTGCTAAGACTTGTAAGTAGTCTTCTCCTGTGTGGATGATGGAATCTATCTCATACCGTGACAGTAATGGATGTGGTGGTAATAAATGAGAATGTGTTTCCTGAAGTTCGTTAAGTATATCTACGAATGCTGCGGCTATGAGTTGATTGTCATAAGCTGCTTCACCAATATCGTCACAAATAGCTAATTTGACGGCTGCGGCTTGGCTGTCCAGTCTGGCAGGAATGACACCAGGGGCATCCAGTAATTGTAATTGATCAGAAATTCTTACCCACCGCAGTTGCCTAGTAACACCGGGACGGGCAGCGCTTTCTACGACTCGTTTTCCTATCAACCTGTTAATTAAGGCTGATTTACCGACATTGGGAAAACCAATGACGACAGCCCGGACGGGACGGGGTAACATTCCTCTGTCTGTGCGGCGTTGGTTAAGTTCAATACCTGCTGCTTGGGCGGCTTTGGCTATGGCGGTGACACCTTGACCATGTTGGGCGTTGGTAAAATATGGAACTTCGCCTTGATTTTTAAACCACTCTATCCAGCGCGATCGCACTTGTGGCAAAATCATATCTACCCGGTTGAGTACCAATATCCTGGCTTTTGTCCCCACCCATTCATTCATTTGGGGGTGATTTGTAGTTATAGGAATACGGGCATCTCTTACTTCTAAAACCACATCAACCCGTTTTAGCTGTTCTTTGAGATTTTTTTCAGCTTTGGCAATGTGTCCGGGATACCATTGAATCAAATTTAATTTGTAATTTTGTGTGATTGACATTTATTGTTTGTTAGTTGTCATTGGTCATTGATCATAATATTTGCCTGGTCCCTGTTGATGAGATTGATGTAAAATTAAACGGTTGCCGTCGGGGTCGTAGGCATAAATTTCTTGTCCGTGAGAAGCTATAGAAATGTCTCTTTGTGAGGTACAGCCTAAATATGTCAGGTGAGATATGGCAGTTTCTAAATTATTCACTTCCAAACATAAACTGAGCGGACTTTGGGAATTAACAACAAATTCTGGCTCATTTGTTGATTTAGGTTTAAAAATACCTAACTTTAAACCAGCAATGTGAAACTCAGCATAGATATGGGGAATAAGTTTCTTTGGTTTTTGTTCTAGTAATTGAGTATAAAAGCTGACTATATTATCAAAATTAACTGTGGCTATAGTAACGATAACACTATTATATTGCATATTTATATTTACCATAGATTTGTCACAAGAGCGCAGTTAATTCACTCTTACAGCAGAATTCACCGAGTCAGGGTTAAATAAGGCACTCTTTTTAGCATACTACTGTTCTCTACTCTTGCACAACTGTGAGCGATCGTTAACTTTTTTCTTAGAAGTCATGATCTTGCGAGTAATATCCTCTAGTTGCTATGTATTCGTTTAAGTAAGTGAACAAAATAAAAATGAGGGGTATTGCGTTTTTTAAAATGGCTGAAACTCAATCAGAATCTCGTATTGAGACAACTTTACATACCGTTATATACCTTTAAATTTTTCTGTTCACCTACTTATGTTCAATAATTATCTAAAAGATTTGGATTTAATGTGGGGGTAGCGCCCCCGTGCCTACCCCGGTATTTGGGGCAACCACGGGGGGTTTGCCCCTACAAAATTATTGGTTTAGAGATTTTTAAAATTTTTAAGGTTTCAATGTCATGAAACCTTAAAATGAGAATTGCTCTAAAATCAAAGATTTGGGCATACAAAGCTCAAAAAGCGATGGGAAGATGTTTTTCAATGTTTTGTAAAATTGTTAATGAACTCATATTTATTTTGGGTTGCAAAACTGCCACTATTCTATATCAATAAAACCAAGTCAAAATATTATTAAATAATAGATATTCTAGATATTCCTTTAGATAGATATAAATAAGTCGGGAATATTTTTATTCAAACTAAATAATGATTACTATAGACAAAACCAAATAATTGATGCTCCGTTATACTAGAACCATATTACTGTATTGTATAATCAGTTAAGTCTCAACCTTTTAATCATCCTGCACTGAGATTTTCAGTAAATTGATGTAAATAATTCCATATACAAACTACAAAAGGCAGCTAAAATGAGTATCCGCGCACTATTGTTAGTAAATAGTAATTCCCGTAAAGGACAAGAACGTTACCAAGAAGCGATAAATTGTTTCAATAAATTGGGTTTAGAGATAATTACAGAATCTACAGAACATCCAAATCAATTAGGTGATTTGATTCGGCATTATCAACAAGAAATAAATTTGGTAATTGTGGGTGGCGGTGATGGTACACTTAATGCTGCTATTGAGGCGATAGTTGAGACTCAATTACCTTTGGGTATTTTACCATTAGGAACTGCTAACGACTTAGCAAGGACTTTAGGAATTCCTAACTCTTTAATAGAAGCGTGTCAAATTATTGCTTCTGGAAAGTTACGGAGGATTGATTTAGGTTCTGTAAATGGCAAATATTTTTTTAATGTGGCTAGTTTGGGGTTAAGTGTAAAAATTACTCAACAATTAACTAAGGAAATTAAACGGCGTTGGGGTATATTTGCTTATGCGGCAATTGCATTCCAAGTAATTTGGAAATCCCGCCCTTTTAGTGCAGAAATTCGCATGAATGATGAATCAATTTATGTTAAAACTGTGCAAATTGCTGTGGGTAATGGTCGCTATTATGGTGGGGGGATGGCTGTAGTTCACGATGCAGCTATAGATGATCAAAGGCTGGATCTTTATAGCTTAGAAATTGATCATTGGTGGCAAATTCTGCCTTTGCTGCCGGCTATGCGTCAAGGACGACATATTCATTCGCCAAATGTTCGCGCCCTGGAAGGTCAGGAAATCACAGTATACACTCGCAGACCCCATTCTATTAATACAGATGGAGAAATCACCACCCATACTCCGGCTGTGTTTCGGGTTGTTCCTCAAGCGATCGCTGTTTTAGCTCCCTAACTATCATCTTAAACTATGATTTACCTGATTCATCTGATTTACTTGATGATATCTTGACTATTATTTATGTAATTAAACAGCAGGTTGCCAGTCAACGAGGTAAAAAATCAACATCAAAACTCCTATCTGTCAACAAGTAAGCATCTAGAGGGGTTCACTCCTCAATTTTGCTGTATTATAAGAATCACAAAAATCATTAAAATCATAGTTATGAATTTACGCTTTTCTCAAGAAATTAAATCTCTTCTAGAACGTTTAAGTGAACAACCGCTAACTTTAGGTGATATCCTCGCAGAAACTTCCGAACGGGGTTTTAGTTTGGTAATCACATTACTGGTATTACCTTTTTTATTTCCTATGCCTCCAGGCTTGACTAGTCCTTTAGGCGGTGCTTGTTTATTATTATCATTGCAAATGGTTTTAGGAAGAAAAACGCCTTGGCTACCCAAAAAAATTGCTAATTATAAATTTCCCAACGCTTTCGCTAAAATCATCTTACAAAATCTGCGTCGTGTTACCAGGATATTAGAAAAAATTGCCCGTCCCCGATTACAAAAAGTCGCTAATCATGCTTGGATTTGGCGATTTAACGGGCTGTGCATCTCTTGGTTAACAATATTATTAATTTCCCCCATTCCTTTTACCAATCCTATTCCGACTGTGGGGATTTTACTTTTAGCCGTTGCGACCATTGAATCGGATGGTTTACTAATGTGTATTAGCTATATTGCTACTCTTTTAATTACTATACTATTTGGTTTTATTGGTTATGCCCTATGGTTAGCCCCCAATTTACTGCCTGCTATTTTCAAATAAAATTTTTGACATTTCCTATGACAAGTTGCTAAAATAGAAATCCCAAAGCCAAGAAAAACCCCCAACTAAAAGCTGAGGGTAATAGTTTAATTAAGGTGCATCTACTATTTGAGTATCCATTGCCTGTCTTCCTCCATCCGGATAGTTTGGGTGGAACTTTGATTTTTCTATGCTGCTAAACTACCAGATCCCCGACTTCTTTAAGAAGTCGGGGATCTAATATCTTAAATGTAGCACGGCTAACCATGCGGCTGATAGTAACCCAGCAATACTCAAAGTTACGCCACTAAAAGGATTTTTAACAGCCACGTTTTCGGCAAAAGTCCAAGTAAATTGGGTGCTTTTACCGTCAACTTTAATATCATCAGGAGTAATCCCACTGGCAAAATCAGCTTAAAAAAAATAATAATAGTGAACTTTGGAGTAATTGAGTACCAAATTGCAGTAATTCCTGGGGATGTGATGAACTACCCCGTTTATTCTAGTAATAGGTGGTGGGTAATTGGTAATTGGTAATAAGTAATTATCCCCTGTCCCCTTGCATCCTGTTCTCTATTTTCTGAAATAATATTAAGATATGGCGATCGCTATTGATTTTGGCACAAGTAACACAGTTATCACTCGTTGGAATCCTGTCACTCAACAAGCAGAAACCCTGAATTTGCCTGGGTTATCAGCGCAACAATTCCTCAACCCACCACTAATACCCAGCTTGGTTTATGTAGAAAATGCCAGCACGGAGACAATTATAGCTGGACAACAGGTATGCGATCGCGGTTTAGATATAAAAACTGATCAAAGATTTTTCCGTAACTTTAAACGCGGAATCGGTGCAGATATTCAGGGTTTTTTACCAGAACTGGATGGTAAAAACATTACCTTTGAACAAGTAGGAAAATGGTTTTTAAGCCAGGTAATTGCCGAATTAGCCATCCTGGAAGGGAACATAGATTCCTTAGTTTTAACTGCACCTGTAGACAGCTTTGAAGCCTATCGTTACTGGTTAGGGAAAGTTTGTCAATCACTACCCGTCGCACAAATACGAATGTTGGATGAACCCACCGCTGCGGCTTTAGGGTATGGTTTAGCAGATCAAGGAACTCTCTTGGTTGTTGACTTTGGTGGAGGAACATTAGATTTGTCTTTGGTAAGCTTAGATCAGGGGAAACAGGCTAAAACCAAACCTTTAGGATTTCTCCTTAAATGGGGTGATAAAACTCTAGGTGAAGATTCTAAACAAAAGCCTAAAACAGCCCGTGTATTAGCTAAAGCAGGGCAAAATCTCGGCGGAACTGATATTGATAATTGGATAGTAGATTATTTTGCAAAAACCCAGGGATTACCAGTTAGTTCTCTCACCGCACGACTCGCAGAACGAGTGAAAATTCAGTTATCTACCCATGATCAAGCTAGTGAAGTTTATTTTAATGATCAAACTTTTGAAAGTTATGAAATGGATCTTGATCGTTACACCTTTGAAAATATTTTGAAAGAAAACGGATTTTTCGATAAGCTGCATGATTCAATGATGACATTACTACAGCAAGCGCGACGCTATGGCATAGAAATTGATGATATTAATGCAGTATTATTAGTTGGTGGAACTGTACAATTACCAGTGGTGCAGACATGGATAGAACAATATTTTGAACCAGAAAAAATCCGTCGTCGTCTGCCTTTTGAAGCGATCGCACATGGTGCATTACAAATCACCCAAGGCATAGAAATCAAAGACTACCTTTATCATAGCTATGGTGTGCGTTATTGGGATCGCCGTAATCAACGTCATAGTTGGCATCCTATCATTAAAACCGGACAACCTTACCCGATGACTCAACCCGTAGAATTAGTTTTAGGTGCTTCCGTAGACAATCAACCCAGCATTGAGTTAATTATCGGGGAATTAGGTGCAGAAAAAGGTGCGACAGAGATATACTTTGATGGCGATCGCCTAATTACTCGTCAGCTTGATACTCGTGTAACTACCGTTAAACCCCTTAATGATAGTGTAAATGCCAGTAAAATCGCCAAACTCAAACCTCCAGGATTTCCCGGCAGAGATCGCATTAAAATCTATTTTCAAGTAGATGAACAAAGGTTTTTAAGAATTACAGTTGAAGACCTATTAACCAACAACACCTTGGTAGAAAATCAACTTGTGGCGCAATTAAGTTGATTATAGCGGTTTTTTTCCATTGCTATGCAATATAGAGTGAAAATTACACGCTTCTGCAAGATTAATGAGTAAAATTTACGATAACTCATTTTTAGTCAGCTTTTTAGATACCCAGCTAATAATACCACTAAGTAACGCACCGCCCATCAATATACCAATAGCGGGGTTAAATACTGGTATCCACAGTTGGTGCCACAAATCTAATCCCAGGTTAATTCCAGAAGCATCACCGATCACGGCTATCACAAGCCACCCAAAACCAAAAATTACTAGGAAAACATCAGCAACTAATATGAAATTAAGCCAGTTTAATAATTTGTCTTTCATTTTGATTAGTTAGTTGTCAGTTGTCAGTTGTCAGTTGTCCATTGTCCGTTGTCCGTTGTCCGTTGTCCGTTGTCCGTTGTCCGTTGTCCGTTGTCATCAGTAAAATTCCGCTCCCCCTACTCCCCCTACTCCCCCTACTCCCCCTACTCCCTATTCTTCAAATAACCATTTTTTAACTTTGGCTAAATTTTTCCAATCAGGTTTTCTGGTTAAACCATCTTCAATGCTATTTTTGACTTCTTCTTGCCATTCTTCATTGACAAATATCAATTGTTGTGCTACGTCAATGTGTTCCCGCAAACCTTTTTGACCTGTTTCTAGCATAGCTAAGGCTAGATTAATTCTGCCTTGTGGGTCTTGGGGATTGAGTTTCACGGCTTTATTAGCAGCGTTAAAAGCTAATTTACCTTTGTTATCAAGAAGATATAACCAAGCTAAACAAATCCAGGCTGAACTGGCTTTAGGAGAGCGATCGCATACCTCTTTAAATACAGGAATCAAGGATTCTACAGATTCTCCAGCTTTATAACGTTCTAAACCTGTATCAAACAGGGAATCAATTGTATTAGTCATTTGTCAGTTGTCAGTTGTTAGTTGTCAATTGTAAATCAGGGGTTTTCGCGTCAAGCTTAATAATTTATGGGAAAGATTGCTTCTCTATATTCCTGGTGCAAACAAATATTCTAACTTCTAACTCAGTGAATCCTCACAATATTATCAGAAATCAGGCTTAAACCCCCGGAATTGACACCTAAAAATCCCAAAAGTTTTTAGGTGTTAATGTCTTTTAAGCCGGGGATGTACGCGAAGCGTTCCCGAAGGGTAAGCCGTGTGAGGGATAAATCTCCCAGCGACTTATGATGTTATAGTATTTTTAACAGGAAAGGTAATCAACCTGTATAAAAACCTAACTGCCCAACGGTAATCTGTACCTTGAGAATTAAATCTATGCGGTTCTACTGCATTGTTCACGTTTTCTCCCTAGCAGTAGGTAAAAGATTTATACAGAGCGTGACGAATCAGAATTTTGAAACAGGAAAGTTTCAAGTTAAACAGGACTTGCAGCAATGCAACTACGGTCGGGCAGACCGAAAGTTAACGCTTGGGGAGAGTCCCATCTCTGAGGTAGATAACGCAAGGAGTCTAGTTTAAGTGGTCTCGTTGAACCAAGAATCCCCGTGTCTTTAGACAGGGGAGTGTCAAACGCCGAAAGACTTACCGCAACCACAAGTTTGGGCAGCATTGGGGTTAGTGAATTGGAAACCACCACCAATCATGGCATCACTATAATCCAGCATTAAGCCGTAAAGGTAAAGTAGACTTTTGCGATCGCTAATAATTTTGAAGCCATCATAATCGAAAACCTCATCATCAGGGGTAATCTTGCTGACATCCTCAAAATCCATCATGTAAGACATTCCCGAACAACCACCTTGTCTAACTCCCACCCGCAAGCATAAATCTTGCCCTTGCTTATCTTGAAGAGACTTCACCTGACGCAATGCCGATTCAGATAACAGAATTCCCCGTTGTTGAGTTTGAGTTGCTTGGGTCATAAATTTTTAACTCCTGAACTAGTTTTATCAATATTCCAGTAGGCATTCTTGTACCTCTGGGTTGCTATGAATGTTTTTGTATTTATTTTAGCGACATTACGACGGCAAAAAAGCATAAGAAGATGGGAAGATGGAAAGATAGGAGAAAATTTTAGAATAATCCCCTCTCTATCAAGTGTTGTTCCTTTGTCAGCAACCTCAGATTTTTATCCTAGAATTGAGGGGTTAGGTGTGTTGAAAGATTAACCATTCCCGAAATTCCCATTCTCAATCGCTTTGTTTTGATTCACTTACTCTATGACAAGTTTTAATCGCTCTACCAGTCGCCGGTTGCAGAAATTAACCCAGATTCCTTCTGTATGGGAGGGCGATCGCCGTCCACTGTCATCACCACACACCCCATTTACAGATCCAGATACCAAAGGAGACTGCATTCTTTGGGTAGATGCCTCAGAAGGCATTGTTAGAGGCATAGACATGATAGATCCCGCCCTGGGTCCAGAAGCCATTGTGCGTACCCTCATGCGGGCAATAGAACATCCCCAAAGCCCAGCCAAACCCGGTAGACCACAAAGAATAGTTGTGCGCGATCGGGAAATTCAATTTTACCTGCGCGGAGTCTTACAGGATTTAGACATTGCCATTGACTACGTACCGGAATTACCCATAATTGACGAGCTATTTCGCTCTTTTGCCGAAGTCATTGATAGCCAAACTCCCGACTTACCACCCAAATACGCGAAACTCCTCCATGATAAAGCCTTAGAAGTCTGGCAAACTGCCCCTTGGAGATTT
The DNA window shown above is from Anabaena sp. WA102 and carries:
- a CDS encoding adenylate/guanylate cyclase domain-containing protein: MNQLTLVFQQEGHTETLVPVDKDVFMIGRLPECDMVLPIEGISRNHARIVKSSDHVWTIQDLGSKNGTQVNQYLITGIQELANNDVISLGNIKLLVKFKNINTNGNTNIFLEKVNTQLQKTIFRNVEELQQQWISANTINSNNNNQNETIARLKDLVDIAKNLCAAASIEEIFFQVQQVVFRYLDSIDRLALLVKIDDYGNLELINSATRNISEQEHLATDGSWISRSICQKVFAEKIAIQSADTQSDQRFSREKSILVKGIRSAMAVPLWDEHKVIGVLYADASLSSSHWESEGEEELSFFSALANIVASSVQRSLLVDKLKNEEVIRHRLERYHSPAVVQQLIAVGGSPDGRLAPRENEISILFADLVGFTAISERLTPTEIAQLLNNLFEEMLKEVFLYSGTLDKYIGDCIMAFFGAPDPDPGHADRAVASAKGMLTRLKHLNANHFWQEPLQLRIAINSGKAVVGDVGSSQRVDYTALGTTINLAARMETICSPGECVISEVTYNMLSEKSDFFDIGAYRFKGIDRSIKLYQTKMYEL
- the ylqF gene encoding ribosome biogenesis GTPase YlqF translates to MSITQNYKLNLIQWYPGHIAKAEKNLKEQLKRVDVVLEVRDARIPITTNHPQMNEWVGTKARILVLNRVDMILPQVRSRWIEWFKNQGEVPYFTNAQHGQGVTAIAKAAQAAGIELNQRRTDRGMLPRPVRAVVIGFPNVGKSALINRLIGKRVVESAARPGVTRQLRWVRISDQLQLLDAPGVIPARLDSQAAAVKLAICDDIGEAAYDNQLIAAAFVDILNELQETHSHLLPPHPLLSRYEIDSIIHTGEDYLQVLAEHRYKGDVERAARQMITDFRKGLLGNISLELPPF
- a CDS encoding VOC family protein; amino-acid sequence: MQYNSVIVTIATVNFDNIVSFYTQLLEQKPKKLIPHIYAEFHIAGLKLGIFKPKSTNEPEFVVNSQSPLSLCLEVNNLETAISHLTYLGCTSQRDISIASHGQEIYAYDPDGNRLILHQSHQQGPGKYYDQ
- a CDS encoding lipid kinase: MSIRALLLVNSNSRKGQERYQEAINCFNKLGLEIITESTEHPNQLGDLIRHYQQEINLVIVGGGDGTLNAAIEAIVETQLPLGILPLGTANDLARTLGIPNSLIEACQIIASGKLRRIDLGSVNGKYFFNVASLGLSVKITQQLTKEIKRRWGIFAYAAIAFQVIWKSRPFSAEIRMNDESIYVKTVQIAVGNGRYYGGGMAVVHDAAIDDQRLDLYSLEIDHWWQILPLLPAMRQGRHIHSPNVRALEGQEITVYTRRPHSINTDGEITTHTPAVFRVVPQAIAVLAP
- a CDS encoding exopolysaccharide biosynthesis protein, whose product is MNLRFSQEIKSLLERLSEQPLTLGDILAETSERGFSLVITLLVLPFLFPMPPGLTSPLGGACLLLSLQMVLGRKTPWLPKKIANYKFPNAFAKIILQNLRRVTRILEKIARPRLQKVANHAWIWRFNGLCISWLTILLISPIPFTNPIPTVGILLLAVATIESDGLLMCISYIATLLITILFGFIGYALWLAPNLLPAIFK
- a CDS encoding Hsp70 family protein, translating into MAIAIDFGTSNTVITRWNPVTQQAETLNLPGLSAQQFLNPPLIPSLVYVENASTETIIAGQQVCDRGLDIKTDQRFFRNFKRGIGADIQGFLPELDGKNITFEQVGKWFLSQVIAELAILEGNIDSLVLTAPVDSFEAYRYWLGKVCQSLPVAQIRMLDEPTAAALGYGLADQGTLLVVDFGGGTLDLSLVSLDQGKQAKTKPLGFLLKWGDKTLGEDSKQKPKTARVLAKAGQNLGGTDIDNWIVDYFAKTQGLPVSSLTARLAERVKIQLSTHDQASEVYFNDQTFESYEMDLDRYTFENILKENGFFDKLHDSMMTLLQQARRYGIEIDDINAVLLVGGTVQLPVVQTWIEQYFEPEKIRRRLPFEAIAHGALQITQGIEIKDYLYHSYGVRYWDRRNQRHSWHPIIKTGQPYPMTQPVELVLGASVDNQPSIELIIGELGAEKGATEIYFDGDRLITRQLDTRVTTVKPLNDSVNASKIAKLKPPGFPGRDRIKIYFQVDEQRFLRITVEDLLTNNTLVENQLVAQLS
- a CDS encoding tetratricopeptide repeat protein, with product MTNTIDSLFDTGLERYKAGESVESLIPVFKEVCDRSPKASSAWICLAWLYLLDNKGKLAFNAANKAVKLNPQDPQGRINLALAMLETGQKGLREHIDVAQQLIFVNEEWQEEVKNSIEDGLTRKPDWKNLAKVKKWLFEE
- a CDS encoding iron-sulfur cluster assembly accessory protein, encoding MTQATQTQQRGILLSESALRQVKSLQDKQGQDLCLRVGVRQGGCSGMSYMMDFEDVSKITPDDEVFDYDGFKIISDRKSLLYLYGLMLDYSDAMIGGGFQFTNPNAAQTCGCGKSFGV